One Myxococcaceae bacterium JPH2 genomic window, CTACGGCGGGTAGTCGCACCGCGCATTCATTGGGGGATTCACCATGCACCTCACACGCGTCCTCATCTCCGCTGGCGTGCTGACTGTGGCGGGAGTCGTCCTCGCCCAGGGCACGGATGGCGGCACCGGCACGAGCACCGGCGTCGGCTTGTGCATCGACACCACCGGCACCGACAAGCAGCCACCCTTCACCCGCGACGCGGGCATTCCCAGCGCCATCATCGTCACGGAAGACGCGCCGCCCAAGCTGCGGCTCAACACCAACCTCAACGTGTTGGACCCAGAGCGCATCATCCTCCCCTTCGAGCAGGACATCGAAGGGCTCATCGTGGATGACCAGGCCGGCAACGGCGCGTCCCACACGCTCGGGTGGTTCTATTACGACGACCTCATCCGCCTGGGTTACGTGGACATCAAGGACCCCAACGACCCCAACGACGATGTGTTGGTGGATCGCAACGGCAACGGGGTGCCGGACTTCCACGAGGACCTCTACAACATCTCCGCGGGAAGCTCCGCGCGCGCCTATGTCGGCCGCGATGGGCCGCGCTGCCCCGGCCGGGCGCTGTTCAACCACGTCATCCAGGACGGCGGCACCCGCCAGTTCCGCGAGCCGGACCTGCTGACGGGCCCGTGCAGCTCCGGCGGGAGCTACATGGCCAATCACGGTCCCAGCCGGTGGAACGCCGGGACGGGATATCCACCGCAACCCACCACGGGCGGCATCGTCGGTCAGGTCGTCAGCGACTTCGCCGGCAGCCCGTACGACTTCCTCGACAGCAACGACAACCTCAACGCGAGCGCCATCCCCGACAAGGTGGATGGCTGGTTCAGCGACCGAGGCGCCTTCCCGCACATCCCGAACCTGCTCGAGCCGGCAGACCCCGCCAATGACAACAAAGGCATCGGCCACCTCGTCTTCCTCGCCACCGACGACGACGACAACAAGTGCCCCCAGTCTGGCACCGCCGAGTGCCTGTCTCCGCGCATCGCGTGGGACAAGAACGACGACCTTGGAGACGGCATCCCGGACTACAAGGCGAGCGCCTTCGACACCAATGGTCGCCTCAAGCCCGGTCGCAGCGCCGCCGAGCCCATCACCGAGGAGGACCGGCGGGTGAAGATGGGCCACATCGACGGCAACCGTGAGCTGGTCTTCTTCCTCATTGTCTACGTGGAGCAAATCTACGGCGCCGCCACGGACTCGTGCTTCGCGACCCAGTACTTCGCGGACGGTGGCGCGCAGTGCAACCTCTGGATGCACGGGGACATCAACGTCTTCTTCTCCAAGACGTTGCTCAACATGGACCTGCACCAGAGCCTCAACACCACCACGGTGACGACCAAGAACCTGAGTTCGGGCTGGCTGAGCAGCACTGCGTACAACCGGTTGAAGCAAGACGGCGGCGCCTACGGCGGCATCACCTTCCCCTCAGGCCAGACTCAGAAAGTGATGTCTTACAACCGTCGCGCGGCGCACACGCTCGTGGGTGCGCCACGAAACAACCCGCTCGTCTGGATCCTCGGCTGGGAAGACCAGAACGCTGGCGGTAACCGGACGTACGACGACATCGTCATCCTCATCAACAAACAGAACAACGGCTCGTACCGCTCGGACGTCGTGTCAGACATCTCTCTGGACGAGGCCCAGGACTACACCATCACCGAGGTCACCTTCGAAGCGGATGACCAGGCGTTCTTCGTGGCCGATGGAGGAACGAGCAATGCCTGTCGCAGACAGGTGGGTTCCTCCGACGGCGGCACAAGCCTGAGCCAGCCGAAAATCACCTATCAGGTGGCACTGGACTGCAAGGAGTGCACGGCCAACTGCGACACCGCCACGCCCACGTTCGTGGTGAAGAGCAACCCGTCCTGGGTGGACGTCCCAATGCCCGACCCGGACGGCGGTACGGCCGCGCGGCACGTGACATCCGTGGTGAATGACTTCTTGGAGCGCGGCTTCACCGGCTCGCAGCTGTGCTGGCGGGCCATGCTCGAGAGCCCGGGCGAGGCCTGTCAGCCCACCATCAACGACGTCAACGTCTCCTACAAGGCGCAGAAGGCGGGCGAGTACGGACGCGCATCCCTCACCCCGCTGGCCAACGCTGTCGTGTATGGCGTGTATGAGACGCCAGGCCGGACCTGGTTCAGCCCCACGGGCGTGAATCCCTCCGCCCGCGTCTACGACCATGGCGACGTGGACCTCGCGGACCGCGGCCACGTCCACCTCAAGTTGATGTACGACCCGGATGACCCGAACACGGGCTACAGCCCGTTCCAGCCGCGCTGGGACTCTGGCGACCAATTGAGCGACTGGACGCGCACCACCAGCGCCAGCAACCTGGATGCGCGCAAGCTCGTGTCGTGGGACCCGACCGCGTCCCGGCGCTGGCGCGCCACCGCGGACTATCTCCAGGACAGCACGAGCCCCGCGTTCCCCGGCAACCTGTGCGGCATCGAGTCCGCGGGCGTCTACCAGTATGACCTGAACCACAAGAACGGCTGCGACGACGACGACCGGGCCACGCTGCGCAACTGGCTCTATGGCTGGGAATACCGAGACAGCACCACGGGCGCCTCGAGCACACGGCGCGCCTGGCCCATGGGCGGGGTGAACCTGTCCACCGCCGCCGTGGTGGGACCGCCCGGGATTCCCCCCTGGATGCTGAAGTCCTCGAACAACGAGCTGGACCGCTTCGTGTCGCGCTTCCAGAGCGACTCGCGCATCGCGCAGCGGCCCACGATGGCCTACGTGGGCACCACGCAGGGCTATCTGCACGCGCTGGCCACGGGGCGCTACCGCTCGAACGACGACACCTGCACGAGCATCGTGGAGCACCAGGGCTACTTTGCTCGCGCGGGCGGCTGCACCAGCGGCCGCGACTACGGCACCGGCGACGAGGTGTTCGCGTACCTGCCTTACAAACTGCTGCCCTTCTACGTGGAGAACTTCCGCCGAAAGGGCGACGCCAGCCTCGCGCGCGCCACCGTGGACGCCTCGCCCGCGGTGGCGGACGTGGACCTGGGCCAGACCGGCGAGTACAGCGACACCACGGGCTACACCGCGACCGCCACCAACCAGTGGCGGCTGGACACCAGCAGCCCCACCACCGGCGCCAAGACGGTGTTGGCGAGCGCCACGGGTCCCAAGCAGAGCGTCTTCTTCGCCTTGGACATCAGCAATCCGAGCGACACGAAGTTCCCCATGCCGCTGTGGGAGTTCGACATGCGGCGCGACCGGTTCCGCACCACGTCGGGCCAGCCGTGCGCGGACACGAACACCAACTGCAAGAGCTTGCCCGACCTGTTCGTGGCCGCGGGGGCCGTGAAGCCCGACACCACGGGCTCACGCCACGCCCCCACCGTCGTGCGCATGGACTTCGGCCCGGGCGGCACGAAGTGGGTGGCCGTCTTCGCCACCGACTACCTGCCCGACGCCACCAACCCCACCACCGCCAACAGCGTGGGCACCGTCTACCTCATCGACATGAAGACGGGCCTGCCGGTGCAGGTGCCGGGGGGCAGCACCCGCTCGCGGCTCGCGGGCATCGTCACCCTGGGCAGCGCCGCGGACGCCAACGAAGGCATCGGCGGTGAAGTCGCGGCGGTGGACGCCAACGACGACGGCGTCTTCGACGTGCTCTACGTCCCCTCGACGTCGGGGAAGATCTACCGCATCAACACGAGCGACGTGGACACCACGGGCCGGCCGCTGGGCAAGGTGCTCGCCTCGTGCGTCATCGCGGACGCGAAGACGGTGACGGACGTGCCCGCCGCGTGGCGGCCCTACCAGCGCATCTTCTCCAGCATCTCCGTGAAGCTGGAGCGAGGCGGCAGCGGGAACGTGGCGCACATCTACTTCGGCACCGCCAACAGCCCGGACCTGGCCAACGAGCCCGAGGACCTGGCGCCCCTCGCCTCCAAGCCGCACTACTACTTGATGGCCTTCAACGACCCCCGTCCGCTGGGCGCGACCTGCGGCGGCACGTATGCGTGGGCCCAAGAGCTGGCGGCGGGACAGCTCGTCTGGGGTGGCGTGGCCTCGAGCAGCGACAACGTCTTCACCACCACGGCCTCGGGCAAGGCCGCCAACATCTGCAGCCTGAACGCGGAGGGCGGCAAGCTCTACGCCTACAGCGCGGCTGGCGTCGCGGCACCGGGCAACGGCGCGTCGCTCGGAGGTCAGGGCGTGAACGCGCCCGTGCTCTACGACAACCACCTCATCATCCTCACGGCGGACTCGAAGATTCGCGTCCTGGGCGAGAAGGGCAAGTTCAACAACCCAGGCGGCGCGGGCCTGCAACGTCGCTCCAACGTCCTCATCTGGGACGTGCGCTCCGGCTCGAAAATCCAGGAGGTCGTGCCGTGAGTCGCGTCGCGTTCACCGGCGCGCCTCGCGGCGTCACGCTGCTGGAGACCATGGCCACCGCCGTGGTGCTGCTCGTGGGGATGCTGGCGGTCATGGCCGCCCTGCTGGCCGCCTCCAAGCAGAACCGCCGCAACCTCGTCCAGACACAGGCGACCCACGTCGCGGAACAGGAGCTGGAGCGCATCGCGGGCACCCGCTGCGACAACATCGACCGGGCCGACCCCTGCGCGAACATCAAGCGAATGGACCAGACCCAGCGCAAGGTGTTCTGGAGCGCCAACGGCGAGCCCTCCGACAGCCCCTCTCCTCCAGGTGCCCAGCCGCAGCTCGAGTACGACGTCGCCATCGACGTGGACCCGCCCTTCGAGGGCAGTGAGGTGGGCTCGCCCAGCCTCACGCGGCTCGAGGCCACCGTGCCCCTGGCCAACGTGCTCAACGTGCGCGTCACCGTGAGCTGGGAGCTGCCAGGAGCGGAGCGGCGCGCCGTGGCCCTGCAAACCCGGGTGGCGCCATGAGCCATCGCCTCCACTCGCGAGGGTTCTCGCTCATCGAGCTGCTCATCGCCTCCGCCATTGCCATCGCGCTCATCTCCGCCGCCATCTCCGTGGGATTGCAGTTGCAACGCCGTGGCGTTTTGGAAGAACGGACGATGGAGACCCAGAACGCGGCCCGGGCCGCGCGGGACCTCTTCGCCTTCGGCGTCCAGCGCGCGGGCGCGGGCGCGGGCTCGTCACCGCTCGCCATCGGCAACACGCCCGCGAGCCGGCCAGACCTGCGCTACCCGGTCTGGGTGACGACGCAGGCCGACTTCGCCACGGACCCTTCGTTCGCACTGCCGTCCGGTCCCTATCAAGACCTGCGCTCGGATGTGCTCCGCATCTGGGAGACGGATCCCGGCAACATGCTCCGGCTCGTGGCGTGTCAGAGCGGGACGTTCGCGTGGACGGGCGGTCGGCTGTGCACGCAGACCCGGCCACCCGAGGGGCTCAAGAACCTGTTGGTGGCGGTGGTCGCGCCGCACGGCGCCGGAGGCAAGCGACCCATCGCGTGCGTCGGGATGTTGGGCAGCACGTTCGACCAGACCATCAACCCGCCCCTGGACAGTGAATACTCCGTGGACTTCTCGCCTGGCGTCCCGGGGCTGCCAGCCCTCGCGTCCACGCACGAGTGCGGCGCGCCCCCTGTCGCGAGCGGCGTGGACGGAGGCGGCGGCGTCCCCCTCCAGCTCTGGGACGCACCGGACCTGTATGTCATGCCCATCACCGCGCGCGACTTCCGGGTGAACTGGAAGGGCGGTGCACCCGCGCTCGAGATGGACTCCGATGGCTTCATCCCCGACTCGGGCTTCACGGTGGTGTCGCGAGACATCGAGCGGCTCCAGGTCTTCCTGGGCGTCGTCCCCACGGATAACTCCGACGCGGGGGTGCTGCTCTTCCCGGACGCGGTCGCGGGACGGCCCGCGCTCGACACCTGCACGTTCAGCTCCTGTTCCCCCTTCATCACGTGGGACGCTGGGACGCTCGTCTCGGCGGATGAAGGGCCGGACACTCCCCGCGACAAGTTGATGCAGCGCGTGCGGTTGGTGGAGCTGCGCATCACCGCGCGCTCGGAGCGACTGGACCGGCTGGCGGACCTGGCCACCGACGGAGGGCTCGACGATGACGGCAACATCCAGGACGGCTACAAGCGGAGGCACTCCGTCATCCGCCTGTCTCCGAGGAACTTCGGCTATGCGGGCCAATGACAGACACGCGGGCCGGCTGCGCGCGGGCATGAGCCTGTTGGAGCTGATGGTGACCTTGGCCATCCTTACGGTCTTCGTCTCCCTGAGCGTCGCGGGCTTCCAGGGGATGACGGAGCGGCAGCGCGTGGGAGGCGCGCAGCGGGAGATCCTCCTGATGATGCGGGAGGCGCGGCAGCAGGCGCGCGCCTCGCTCCAGCCCGTGCGGCTGACCCAATGGACCACCGATGAGGACGGGCGCGCTGTCACCCGCATCCGCTGGGAGCGACTGCCGTGCGACAACACCTGGGGCACGACCTGTCCCCGCGTGGAGTGCGCCACCAATGCCTGCGGCGTGGGCGCGTGCGACTGCGGCCCGGGCGTAGGGCAGCCCGTGGTCATCCCCCGCGGACTGGAGGCCACTTCGCTCGACCGCCTCTGCTGGTTGGGGGACTCGGCCCGGCCCGTGGCGCCGCAGGGCACCACCGTCTGTGTCGAAGCCTCCACGCCTCCCGCCCAGGGCAGCCTGGTGCTGCGTCGCGACGGAGTGCCGGACCAGGTCATGGACGTGGACGGCCTGACGGGGACCGTCCGCGTGGTCGACTGCACCCGGCTCCCCAGCGCTCCTGGCTGTTCGTAGGACGACGCCAGCGCCCGGCCGCCGTATAGTCACCGCATCCCGAGCGACCTGGGTCGCTCCCTGACGGAGACGGTGAATGAAGACGCGGGTTGCCCTCGTGCTGGCCCTGTCGCTGGCTGCCACTGCTCACGCCGAGACCACGGCGGAGGTTTGGACGGCCAAGTGCAAGTCCTGCCACGGCGAAGACGGCAAGGCTCACACGACCCTGGGCAAGAAGGAGTCCATCGTCGACATGAGCCAGCCTGCCTGGCAGAAGGCCGAGACCGACGCCGACATCCGCGAGGTGATTGCCGATGGCTCCTCGCGCAACTCCAAGATGAAGGCCTACAAGGACAAGCTCACGCCGGAGCAGATTGACGCGCTGGTGGGATACATCCGCACGTTCCAGAGCAAGTAGGGCGCCCCTGAATAACCCCGGCGCGGCAGCGTCCGGGGAACGGAGAATCGGAGCCGCCCATGAAGAACCTCACTGTCGCCCTCGTGTTCGTGCTGTCCCTGGTCAGCCTGTTCGCCACCGTGCGAGCAGAGGCACTGTCCACGCCGCGCATCGAGAAGGGCCTGTCACGCCCCGAGCCCCTCCTGGCCGCGAAGCCCAAGGGCGGAGACGGCAAGGGCGGCGGCAAGGGGGGAGGCAAGGGCGGCAACGGGGACGACAAGGGCGGCAAGGACAACGAAGAGGACGAAGAGGAGTACCGCCAGCAGTACCAGGGCCTGAGCCAGAGCGCCGCGCTGGAGCTGGTGGACCCGGGCGCCCTCGACAACCTCCTCCGCCTGCAGGCCCGCGTCCGCCGAGGCCGCTGAGCACCGCCGCCAAAACCCACACCAGGAGTCCTTCTCCCCCCGCCGCACACGCGCGCGGGGTGGGTCTGCAAAAAGTAGGGGGCTCGCAAACTTTGCAATGGAGAACACTGTTCTCTCGGCAACATCGAGCCACACTCCAAGTGATTTCAGTATGTTAGGGTAGGCAACTGTCGGCATGCGGATTGCTCGCTTGTCGACGTATGCAGCCTTCAAGAGATGGAACGCGGGGGGACCGCGCTCGCCAGGGAGTTCACGCCGCGGCGCGGCGCCGGACCGGGGGCTTCGCCCTCATCGTGGCGCTGGGAGTCGTGGCGGTCGTCACCCTGGCGGTGATGCTCAGCTTCAGCGTCGTTGGACGCGAGTCCGATGCGCAGGCCGACGCCCGGCGGAAGAAGGAAGCCTTCTTCGCGGCGGAGGCCGGCATGGCCGAGGGGCGCGAAGTGATGCGCCTGCGGCTGGGTGAGAGCGACCTGACCTACAACCAGGCCATCACGGCACTCGGCGCCGCGGTGGCCGAGCCCGGACTCGGCTCCCCCGGGCACCCCTGGTTCGAGGTCCTCCCCGGCCCCGGCGCGGACCGTTGGAACTACTACCCGCTCACGCCAGCGACCATGGATGCTTCCGAGTTGGCCAGCGGCGCGAGCACGCGGGTGGCCAATCAGCTTTACGAGGACTATCCCACGCAGAGCACCACGCGATACCGCGTGTTCTTGCGGGACGATGACGACGGAGACAGCGACTTCGCCTCGGATTCCAACCGGCAGGTCTGGCTCGTCGCCGTGGGTGAGGTGCTCAATCCGCAAGGACGCCCCACCCGCTCCATCGTGCAAGCCCTTGTCACCAACGGCAATGCCCAGACGATGAACGGCCCCGGCTGCGTCAACCGCGGGTGTGGTCCCGACAACAACTTCAACAACAACCAAGACCAAGACTCGCCCACCAATCTGGGCAACGTCAAAAACATTCCGTAGGCCCCCGGAAAGCCACTCATGATTCGCATGAAACTCATGTTGCTGCCCCTGGTGCTCCTGCCGTGTCTGGCGGGCGCGGAGGACTCCGGGGAGACGCTCTTCAACAAGGCCTGCTCGCATTGTCATACAGCGCGGCGCTCCGACAAGGAGGCCAAGGCCCATCCCACGGTGGCGCGTGACAGCAAGGTCATCCCGTCGATGGACATGGCCATCCAGAACCGCTCAGCCGAGCAGCTTCGCACCTGGATTCAGGCCCCTCACAAGGTGAATGCGAAGACCGGCTGTGACACGCGGCAACTGCGCGCCGAGGACGTGGACGCGGTGATGGGCTACCTGTCCACGCTCGCCGTGCCGCCCCAACTGCCGCGCCAGGAGATGTTGCGCCAGCAGTTGCAAGAGAAGCTCAAGGCCCAACGCGCCAGCCAGCAATCCAACACCCACCAGCCCAGCTCCTCCCCGGGGGTGAAGTGATGCGCACCTTAGTCCGAGCCCTCGCGGCCCTTTCCCTGCTCGCGATGCCCGTGAGTGGGAGCGCGGCCCCCGCCAAGC contains:
- a CDS encoding pilus assembly protein PilY, coding for MHLTRVLISAGVLTVAGVVLAQGTDGGTGTSTGVGLCIDTTGTDKQPPFTRDAGIPSAIIVTEDAPPKLRLNTNLNVLDPERIILPFEQDIEGLIVDDQAGNGASHTLGWFYYDDLIRLGYVDIKDPNDPNDDVLVDRNGNGVPDFHEDLYNISAGSSARAYVGRDGPRCPGRALFNHVIQDGGTRQFREPDLLTGPCSSGGSYMANHGPSRWNAGTGYPPQPTTGGIVGQVVSDFAGSPYDFLDSNDNLNASAIPDKVDGWFSDRGAFPHIPNLLEPADPANDNKGIGHLVFLATDDDDNKCPQSGTAECLSPRIAWDKNDDLGDGIPDYKASAFDTNGRLKPGRSAAEPITEEDRRVKMGHIDGNRELVFFLIVYVEQIYGAATDSCFATQYFADGGAQCNLWMHGDINVFFSKTLLNMDLHQSLNTTTVTTKNLSSGWLSSTAYNRLKQDGGAYGGITFPSGQTQKVMSYNRRAAHTLVGAPRNNPLVWILGWEDQNAGGNRTYDDIVILINKQNNGSYRSDVVSDISLDEAQDYTITEVTFEADDQAFFVADGGTSNACRRQVGSSDGGTSLSQPKITYQVALDCKECTANCDTATPTFVVKSNPSWVDVPMPDPDGGTAARHVTSVVNDFLERGFTGSQLCWRAMLESPGEACQPTINDVNVSYKAQKAGEYGRASLTPLANAVVYGVYETPGRTWFSPTGVNPSARVYDHGDVDLADRGHVHLKLMYDPDDPNTGYSPFQPRWDSGDQLSDWTRTTSASNLDARKLVSWDPTASRRWRATADYLQDSTSPAFPGNLCGIESAGVYQYDLNHKNGCDDDDRATLRNWLYGWEYRDSTTGASSTRRAWPMGGVNLSTAAVVGPPGIPPWMLKSSNNELDRFVSRFQSDSRIAQRPTMAYVGTTQGYLHALATGRYRSNDDTCTSIVEHQGYFARAGGCTSGRDYGTGDEVFAYLPYKLLPFYVENFRRKGDASLARATVDASPAVADVDLGQTGEYSDTTGYTATATNQWRLDTSSPTTGAKTVLASATGPKQSVFFALDISNPSDTKFPMPLWEFDMRRDRFRTTSGQPCADTNTNCKSLPDLFVAAGAVKPDTTGSRHAPTVVRMDFGPGGTKWVAVFATDYLPDATNPTTANSVGTVYLIDMKTGLPVQVPGGSTRSRLAGIVTLGSAADANEGIGGEVAAVDANDDGVFDVLYVPSTSGKIYRINTSDVDTTGRPLGKVLASCVIADAKTVTDVPAAWRPYQRIFSSISVKLERGGSGNVAHIYFGTANSPDLANEPEDLAPLASKPHYYLMAFNDPRPLGATCGGTYAWAQELAAGQLVWGGVASSSDNVFTTTASGKAANICSLNAEGGKLYAYSAAGVAAPGNGASLGGQGVNAPVLYDNHLIILTADSKIRVLGEKGKFNNPGGAGLQRRSNVLIWDVRSGSKIQEVVP
- a CDS encoding prepilin-type N-terminal cleavage/methylation domain-containing protein yields the protein MSHRLHSRGFSLIELLIASAIAIALISAAISVGLQLQRRGVLEERTMETQNAARAARDLFAFGVQRAGAGAGSSPLAIGNTPASRPDLRYPVWVTTQADFATDPSFALPSGPYQDLRSDVLRIWETDPGNMLRLVACQSGTFAWTGGRLCTQTRPPEGLKNLLVAVVAPHGAGGKRPIACVGMLGSTFDQTINPPLDSEYSVDFSPGVPGLPALASTHECGAPPVASGVDGGGGVPLQLWDAPDLYVMPITARDFRVNWKGGAPALEMDSDGFIPDSGFTVVSRDIERLQVFLGVVPTDNSDAGVLLFPDAVAGRPALDTCTFSSCSPFITWDAGTLVSADEGPDTPRDKLMQRVRLVELRITARSERLDRLADLATDGGLDDDGNIQDGYKRRHSVIRLSPRNFGYAGQ
- a CDS encoding prepilin-type N-terminal cleavage/methylation domain-containing protein, giving the protein MRANDRHAGRLRAGMSLLELMVTLAILTVFVSLSVAGFQGMTERQRVGGAQREILLMMREARQQARASLQPVRLTQWTTDEDGRAVTRIRWERLPCDNTWGTTCPRVECATNACGVGACDCGPGVGQPVVIPRGLEATSLDRLCWLGDSARPVAPQGTTVCVEASTPPAQGSLVLRRDGVPDQVMDVDGLTGTVRVVDCTRLPSAPGCS
- a CDS encoding cytochrome c; this encodes MKTRVALVLALSLAATAHAETTAEVWTAKCKSCHGEDGKAHTTLGKKESIVDMSQPAWQKAETDADIREVIADGSSRNSKMKAYKDKLTPEQIDALVGYIRTFQSK
- a CDS encoding cytochrome c, whose amino-acid sequence is MIRMKLMLLPLVLLPCLAGAEDSGETLFNKACSHCHTARRSDKEAKAHPTVARDSKVIPSMDMAIQNRSAEQLRTWIQAPHKVNAKTGCDTRQLRAEDVDAVMGYLSTLAVPPQLPRQEMLRQQLQEKLKAQRASQQSNTHQPSSSPGVK